ACGGGTCAGCCTGTCGACGCTCGGGCTGACGCAGTACCTCGCCCCGGTGATGCAGCTGCTCGTCGGGGTGCTCGTCCAGCACGAGCCGATGTCGCCCTCGCGGTGGGTCGGCTTCGGGATCGTCTGGCTCGCGCTCGTCCTGCTCACGGTCGACTCGTTCACCGCTGCGCGGCGGAGTGCGCGACGCGCCCCGGCGGTCGAGCCGGCCTGATCTGACGGCGGGGAGGCGCGCCTCCTGTCCGGGTGCCGCGGGTGTGGCGGGTCCGGCGGGTCCGGCGGGTCCGGCGGGTCCGGCGGGTCTGCGAGACGCCCCCGTCTGTCCCGGACGCCGCTCCGACGCCGAGACGGTGCGGTTTCCCGCGGCGTTTCGAGCACTCGGCGGCGTGACGGGCCGACACCGGTGTCTCGAGAACCTGGCGTCTCGAGCACTCGGCGGCGTGACGGGCCGACACCGGTGTCTCGCCGCGCCTCCACCGGCGGCCCGACCGGCGGGTGCAACCGGCGCGCACGGGGACGGCCCCCGGGAGCAGCTGCTCCCGGGGGCCGTCGGTGGTGCTGGTGTGGCTACTTCGAGACCGAGCCCTGGATGGCGCTCTGGTACACGGGCTTGTTGTCCGCGTCGAACTTGTAGATGCCGATGTAGGCGCTCGACGGGTCGTTCTTCTCGTCGAACGGACCGATGCCGGACGGGCCGGTGTAGTGGATGTCCTTCCCACCGTCGAGCAGCGTCTTGCACTCCTTGAAGGTGGAGCACTCGGTGCCGCCGTCCGCACCGGACACCGCGGCCATGTTGGCCTGGATGGTGCCGGAGTCGGTGCCCTTGCCCTTCACCGCGGCGAGGGCGGCGAGGGTGGTGGCGTCGTAGGACTCGGCCGCGTACGAGAAGTCGGCCAGGTCCTTGTTGGAGGACTTCTTGTAGAAGTCGACGAGACGCTTCTTCAGGTCGTCCTTCGGGCTGGCGCCGGGGATGGTGCCCTGCGCGCCGTCGAGGGTGCCCTTGTCGAAGTCCTTCGAGTAGTCCGCGGTGTTGCCGTCGGACATGTAGATCTTCGCCTTGTTCCCCTGCGAGACGAGCTCGGGGATGATCGACTTCGTCTCGTCGAAGGCCAGCACGACGATCGCGTCGGGCTTCGCGGCGAGGGCCGCGGTCACCTCGGACGAGAACGTGGTCTGTCCGGGCGGGAACTCCTGGCCCTTGCCCTTCGCGCCGTAGACGACCTGACCGCCGGCGGCCTCGACGGCCTCCTGCACGGAGTTACGCAGGCCGGTGCCGTACGTGTCGTTGAAGACGAGGAAGGCGACCTTGGCGTTGCCGTCACCGGTGACGAGCTGCCCGAGGGCGGATCCCTGCACGGAGTCCGGCGGAGCGGTGCGGTAGTAGTGCGACGAGTAGCCGGACAGGTCCGTCGCCGTGTTGGCCGGCGAGATCTGCACCATGCAGTTGCTCGTCAGCTGGTCGATCACGTTGAGCGTGACCGAGGAGGACTCGGCGCCGATGACGACCGGCACCTTCGCGTTGACGAGCTTCGTCGCGGCCGAGCTCGACACGGTCATGTCGTTGCTGTCACCGGAGTCGGTGGCGGGGTCGATCGTGACGTCCTCGTCCAGCACGCCACCGGCGGAGTTGATGTCCTCGACGGCGAGGCCGACACCGGACTCGGCGGGCGGGTTGAGGTACGCGAGCGAACCGGTGAGCGGCAGGATCGTGCCGATCTTCAGCGGGTCGGTGCTGGGCGACGAGGGGGCCTCGCAGCTCGCCGCCGGGTCCTTCTTCGCGCCGCCGGCCTTGGCCGACTCGGACGCGCCGTCACCGGCGTTGCTCGAGGTGGAGCAGGCGGCCAGGAGCACCGCTGCCGCCCCCGCCAGTGCCAGCGCCGTGGTGGCGCGGGTGGTTCTGATCATCCGTGGAACCCTTTCTCTGCGCGGAGGCCCTACCGCATCGGGTCGAGCGCGGCGTCTCCGCGTGGGATTGGAGAGAAAACTAGGGTCGATGTGTTTCGCCCGTGTGACGGAAGGACACACCTGGATGTTTCGTTACATACCCGTGACACTTCTGAACGGGCTCACCGGAACCCCTGATCAGGAGTCCGTCTGGACGGTAGTTACGCTCCCGAACAGCCGTCCTGGAGGCGCGGCGTACGGTCCGCAGGCATGAGCGACACATCCTCCACCACCGTCTTCCGACCCTCGCGGGCCATCGTCACCGGCGCCGAATCGGGCATCGGCCGTGCCACCGCCGTCGCCCTCGCGGCGGCCGGGATGGACGTCGGCATCACCTACCTGTCCGAACCCGACCGTGCCGAGGAGACGGCGGCCGAGATCCGCGGGCTCGGCCGGACGGCGGTCGTCGAGCAGATCGACGTCACCGACCTGGCGGGTGCCGGCGCCGTCGTGGACCGCCTGGCGGAGCAGCTCGGTGGCGTCGACGTCATCGTGGCGGACGCGGGCACCGGCGACAACGCCCCCTTCCTCGAACTCACGCTCGACCAGTGGCGGCACACGGTCGCGACCGACCTCGACGGAGCCTTCGTGACGATCCAGGCCGCCGCTCGACGCATGGTCGCCCAGGGTACCGGCGGGCGCATCATCGGCATCACGAGCGTCCACGAGCACCAGCCCCGCTACGGTTCGAGCGCCTACGACGCGGCGAAGCACGGGCTCGGCGGTCTGCTCAAGACGATCGCCATCGAACTCGCCGAACACGGCATCACCGCGAACGCCGTGGCACCGGGGGAGATCGCCACCCGGATGACCGGCGCCGAGGACGAGGACCCGCACACGATCGACCGCCCGGGCATCCCGCTCGGCCGACCGGGCAACGCGTGGGAGATCGCGGCGGCGGTGGCGTTCCTGGCGTCGCCCGCGTCGTCGTACATCACGGGCATCTCACTGCCCGTCGACGGCGGCATGCTGCAGATGGGCCCCCACGGTGGGAGCCACATCACCTCGGACGACTGGCGTTCCGCGTAGGCGCACCGGGCCGGGTCGCGGGACGCCCCCGTCACCCCGAGACGCCGCTGTCCTCTTGAGACGCCGCTGGTTCCGGCGGCGTCTCGACGGGACAGCGGCGTCGCACGGGGACGGCGGCGTCTCGCCGCCGCATGGGAACGGGGGCGTCTCGCCGCCGCACACGAGCGGACGCAGACCGGACGGCTCATCGGCGATGCGTCCATCCGCGCCCGAGCGGCAGACCGGCGTCGACGAGCACCGCGCCGAGTCGTGCCGGGTCGCCGGCCTCGGCCATGCCCCAGCGCGCGAATCCACGCACCCGACCGTGACGGCGGAGAGCGTCCTCACGCCGCTTCTCGTCCCAGAGTGCATCGCGGTCGTCGTACTTCACGCGCCCGTCGAACTCGCCGACGACGCCTGCCTCCGGCCACCAGAAGTCGACGCGGAACGTCCCTCGATCCGTGACGAACGGTTGTTGCAGGACGGGAGCGGGGGCAGCGAGCCGCCGGACGGTGACCCGGCTGATCGACTCGCCGGGCGACTCCGCAGCCGCGTCAGCGAACGCCAGCGCAGAGGACGCCTGCCGCACGCCGCGCCGCCCCGCGCTGGCGACCAGCGCCGACGTCAGCGCGTCCCGATCGAGTGCACTGCTGTGGAGGACGTGGTCGAGCACGACGACGGCGTGCTCGAACGAGGAGGTCCGGGCGACGTCGACGACGGTCCGGAGCAGGGACGTGGTCCGGACGCCGTCGAGCACCACGACGTCCCCGTCGCCGATCGAGCCGACGTGCCGGACGACGCCGCGACCAGCGTGGGTCTTCGTCGCGCGGGGGTCGAGCACGTGGAGCCGCCAGTCCGACCGACCGTGCTCCGGCAGACCCCAGAGAGCGGCAGCAGACCGGTGCGACACGATCCCGGGGGCGCGCAACGTGGCGACACGAGCGCGGACCACGAGTCGTCGGCGTTCCAGCGGGCTCAGAGCCGACCAGTCGTCGCGCTCGACCGCCACACCGTGGAACAGCCGGACAGGGTCGGTCAGCGTCGCCGGCAGCGCCGTGAGGATCGTCGATCGCGTCTGCATGCGACGACGGTGCCAGCGGGAGGCGCGCCGAGCCGGCACGCGGGGCGGACCGGTGGAGAGCCTCCCGGCCACGGCCGTCTGTGCAGGGGCAGACGGAACGCCCCCGTCAGCACGAGACGCCGCGCGAACGACGAAACGCCGCCGAATTCGGCGGCGTTTCGCGTGTTCGGCGGCGTCTCGGCGCCCGACCCGGCCCGGCCCGACCCGGGGTCAGCCGCGGTAGTTCGGGGCCTCGACGACCATCTGGATGTCGTGCGGGTGCGACTCCTTCAGCCCCGCGGGGGTGATGCGCACGAACTTGCCACGAGCCTTGAGCTCCGGGATCGTCCGACCGCCGACGTAGAACATCGACTGCCGCAGCCCGCCGACGAGCTGGTACACGACGTTGCCCACCGACCCGCGGTAGGGGACCTGCCCCTCGATGCCCTCGGGGATGAGCTTCTCGTCCGAGGGGACGTCCGCCTGGAAGTATCGGTCCTTCGAGTACGAGGTCTTCTTGCCACGGGTCTGCAGGGCGCCGAGCGACCCCATCCCGCGGTAGGCCTTGTACTGCTTGCCGCCGACGAACACCAGGTCGCCCGGGGACTCGTCGGTGCCGGCCAGCAGGGACCCGAGCATGACGGTGTCCGCACCCGCCACCAGGGCCTTGGCGATGTCGCCGGAGTACTGCAGGCCGCCGTCGGCGATGATGGGGACGCCGGCTTCACGCGCGGCGAGCGAGGCCTCGTAGACCGCGGTCACCTGCGGCACGCCGACACCGGCGACGACGCGGGTGGTGCAGATCGAGCCCGGCCCGACGCCGACCTTGACCGCGTCCACCCCGGCGTCGATGAGCGCCTGCGCACCCGCACGGGTGGCGACGTTCCCGCCGATCACGTCGACACCGGCGAACGCCGGGTCGGCCTTGATGCGGCGCACCATGTCGAGCACGCCCTCGCTCTCGCCGTTGGCGGTGTCGACGACGAGCACGTCCACACCCGCCTCGAGCAGGGCCTGCGCACGCTGCCAGGCGTCGCCGAAGAATCCGATCGCGGCACCGACGCGCAGTCGGCCCTCGTCGTCCTTGGTGGCGTCGGGGTACTTCTCGCTCTTGTCGAAGTCCTTGACGGTGATGAGCCCGCGGAGCTTGCCGTCGGCGTCGACCAGCGGCAGCTTCTCGATCTTGTGCTGGGCGAAGATCGCGACCGCTTCCTCGGGGTCGATGCCCTCGCGCGCGGTGATGAGCGGCGTCTTCGTCATGACGTCGCGGACGAGCGTGGTCGCCATCTCGAAGGGGGCGACGAAGCGCATGTCGCGGTTCGTGATGATGCCGACGAGCGTGCCGTCGCCCTCGACGACCGGCAGACCGGAGACGCGGAACTGCCCGCAGAGGGCGTCGACCTCGGCCACGGTGGCGTCCGGCGTGGTGGTCACCGGGTTCGTGATCATGCCCGACTCGGAGCGCTTGACCTTGTCGACGTACGCCGCCTGGTCCGCGATGGAGAGGTTGCGGTGCAGGATGCCGATGCCGCCCTGGCGCGCCATGGCGATGGCCATGCGCGACTCGGTGACGGTGTCCATCGCGGCGGAGAGCAGCGGCACGTTGACCGAGATCCGCTTGGTGAGCCGGGACGTCGTGGACGCCTCGCTCGGGATGACGTCGGTGTGCCCCGGCAGGAGCATGACGTCGTCGTACGTGAGTCCGATGAATCCGAACGGATCCGGCTGGTCCATGGGTCCCCTTCGTGGGCGAGGTGAAGTGGTCGAGGCACCGGGACGCTGCGGTGGGCTCCGGATAGGACATGGTAACGCGCGGCGTGCGCGCGCCATTCCGGCGGTCGCGCCGGTGGTCCGAAGGGCCTCCGCGGGCACCCGCCGACGGTCCCGGAACGGCGCTGTACCGGCCAGACGGGAGGCTCACCTCCGGAATGCAAATCGACGCGCCTGTGCAAGATCACGGTTCCAGCACGATTTGTGCAGGGAACGTGCCGGAAACACGGGGGACACAAAAAATCCCTATGGTCCTCGACTATCCGAACGAGAGGCTCATCCGTGGGTTCCATCACTCCGCCGGGGTCAGCGCTGGCGCGCCGACTCCGCCGTGGGGCACCAGGCCGCCGTCGCCTGGTCCTCGCCGCCGTGCTCTTCCTCGCCTTCCTCGCCACCTTCGCCGTCGACTGGGCCCTCTCGCCCGCGGCCGGTGCGGCGACCAGCGCCCCCTCCGCCAGCAGCGCGCCCGCGAGCACCGGGCCCTGCACCGTCAGCCCGACGAACGGCTGCATCCAGGGCACCATCCTCGACTCCGGTCGGAAGCCCGCCGAGAGTGTCGGCGTCGACGTCACGGGCCCCGGCTCGTTCACGGGGTCCTCGACGACGAACGCCGACGGCCGGTGGTCGGTCAGCATCCCGGCAGCCGGGTCGTACACGGTCAAGGTCGACCAGGACACCCTGCCGAAGGGGCAGTTCCTCACCGACGCGAAGGACGCCGAGCGCACCGTCCAGGGCAACCTGAACGCCAACGCCGGCACGATCTTCCAGCTCTCCGACCAGGAGGGCGCGACGACCGACACCGGGGCCACGAGCGTCACGGCCGCACGGTTCTGGCAGCAGTTCGCGTCGGGCATCCGCCTCGGCCTGCTCATCGCCCTCGCCTCGATCGGTCTGTCGCTCATCTACGGCACCACCGGCCTGTCGAGCTTCTCGCACGGTGAGCAGGTGACCCTCGGTGGCCTCCTCGCGTACGTGTTCGCCAACCAGCTCGGGTGGAACATCTGGCTCGCCGGCCTCGTGACGGTGCTGCTCTGCGCCGCGACCGGGTACCTGCAGGACGCAGGCATCTGGAAGCCGCTCCGCAAGCGCCGGATCAGCCTGACCCAGCTCATGATCGTGACGATCGGCCTGTCGATCGCCGCCCAGTACGCGTTCCAGTACTTCTTCGGCGCCTCGACCGTCCGCATCCAGCAGGGCAACCCCGAGACGGTGACGTTCGCGGGCATCACGCTGACCGTGCAGTCCTACGTCGCCATGGGCATCGCGCTCGTCGTGCTCGTCGGCACCGGGCTCTTCCTCGCGAAGACCCGCTTCGGCCGGGCCACCCGCGCGGTGTCCGACAACCCGGCGCTCGCCGCGGCCTCGGGCATCGACGTCGACCGGGTCATCCGGTTCGTGTGGACGCTCGCCGCCGGTCTCGCCGGACTCTCCGGTGTGATGCTCGGCCTCGTGCTGAACGGCGTGAACTGGCAGACCGGTCTGCAGCTGCTGCTCCTCATGTTCGCCTCGGTGACCCTCGGTGGTCTCGGCACGGCGTACGGCGCGCTCGTCGGCTCGATGATCATCGGCGTCGTCGTGGAGCTCACGAA
The sequence above is drawn from the Curtobacterium sp. L6-1 genome and encodes:
- a CDS encoding ABC transporter substrate-binding protein, whose product is MIRTTRATTALALAGAAAVLLAACSTSSNAGDGASESAKAGGAKKDPAASCEAPSSPSTDPLKIGTILPLTGSLAYLNPPAESGVGLAVEDINSAGGVLDEDVTIDPATDSGDSNDMTVSSSAATKLVNAKVPVVIGAESSSVTLNVIDQLTSNCMVQISPANTATDLSGYSSHYYRTAPPDSVQGSALGQLVTGDGNAKVAFLVFNDTYGTGLRNSVQEAVEAAGGQVVYGAKGKGQEFPPGQTTFSSEVTAALAAKPDAIVVLAFDETKSIIPELVSQGNKAKIYMSDGNTADYSKDFDKGTLDGAQGTIPGASPKDDLKKRLVDFYKKSSNKDLADFSYAAESYDATTLAALAAVKGKGTDSGTIQANMAAVSGADGGTECSTFKECKTLLDGGKDIHYTGPSGIGPFDEKNDPSSAYIGIYKFDADNKPVYQSAIQGSVSK
- a CDS encoding SDR family oxidoreductase; amino-acid sequence: MSDTSSTTVFRPSRAIVTGAESGIGRATAVALAAAGMDVGITYLSEPDRAEETAAEIRGLGRTAVVEQIDVTDLAGAGAVVDRLAEQLGGVDVIVADAGTGDNAPFLELTLDQWRHTVATDLDGAFVTIQAAARRMVAQGTGGRIIGITSVHEHQPRYGSSAYDAAKHGLGGLLKTIAIELAEHGITANAVAPGEIATRMTGAEDEDPHTIDRPGIPLGRPGNAWEIAAAVAFLASPASSYITGISLPVDGGMLQMGPHGGSHITSDDWRSA
- the guaB gene encoding IMP dehydrogenase, with the translated sequence MDQPDPFGFIGLTYDDVMLLPGHTDVIPSEASTTSRLTKRISVNVPLLSAAMDTVTESRMAIAMARQGGIGILHRNLSIADQAAYVDKVKRSESGMITNPVTTTPDATVAEVDALCGQFRVSGLPVVEGDGTLVGIITNRDMRFVAPFEMATTLVRDVMTKTPLITAREGIDPEEAVAIFAQHKIEKLPLVDADGKLRGLITVKDFDKSEKYPDATKDDEGRLRVGAAIGFFGDAWQRAQALLEAGVDVLVVDTANGESEGVLDMVRRIKADPAFAGVDVIGGNVATRAGAQALIDAGVDAVKVGVGPGSICTTRVVAGVGVPQVTAVYEASLAAREAGVPIIADGGLQYSGDIAKALVAGADTVMLGSLLAGTDESPGDLVFVGGKQYKAYRGMGSLGALQTRGKKTSYSKDRYFQADVPSDEKLIPEGIEGQVPYRGSVGNVVYQLVGGLRQSMFYVGGRTIPELKARGKFVRITPAGLKESHPHDIQMVVEAPNYRG
- a CDS encoding branched-chain amino acid ABC transporter permease: MLFLAFLATFAVDWALSPAAGAATSAPSASSAPASTGPCTVSPTNGCIQGTILDSGRKPAESVGVDVTGPGSFTGSSTTNADGRWSVSIPAAGSYTVKVDQDTLPKGQFLTDAKDAERTVQGNLNANAGTIFQLSDQEGATTDTGATSVTAARFWQQFASGIRLGLLIALASIGLSLIYGTTGLSSFSHGEQVTLGGLLAYVFANQLGWNIWLAGLVTVLLCAATGYLQDAGIWKPLRKRRISLTQLMIVTIGLSIAAQYAFQYFFGASTVRIQQGNPETVTFAGITLTVQSYVAMGIALVVLVGTGLFLAKTRFGRATRAVSDNPALAAASGIDVDRVIRFVWTLAAGLAGLSGVMLGLVLNGVNWQTGLQLLLLMFASVTLGGLGTAYGALVGSMIIGVVVELTNLVLPGDFKYATALVILILILLFRPQGIFGRAERIG